From the Gadus chalcogrammus isolate NIFS_2021 chromosome 15, NIFS_Gcha_1.0, whole genome shotgun sequence genome, one window contains:
- the erlin1 gene encoding erlin-1, producing the protein MTMAHVGAVVATVAGLMAILLHSSIHKIEEGHLAVYYRGGALLTAPNGPGYHIMLPFITTFRSVQTTLQTDEIKNVPCGTSGGVMIYFDRIEVVNMLVPSAVVEVVKNYTADYDKTLIFNKIHHELNQFCSVHTLQEVYIELFDIIDENMKIALQKDLNEMAPGLTIQAVRVTKPKIPESIRRNFELMEAEKTRLLITAQTQKVVEKEAETERKKAIIEAQKQAQVAEIHFQQKVMEKETEKRISQIEDAGFLAREKARADAEYYTAAKFAEANTLKLTPEYIELMKYQSIATNSKIYFGQDIPNMFVEGAKLGPSPTPPTDTDSDSQGQ; encoded by the exons ATGACTATGGCACACGTAGGGGCAGTAGTGGCTACAGTAGCGGGACTCATGGCCATCCTTCTCCACTCATCCATTCATAAGATTGAAGAAGGACATCTCGCGGTTTATTACAG gggagGAGCATTGCTGACTGCCCCCAACGGCCCCGGGTATCACATTATGCTCCCCTTCATCACCACCTTCAGATCGGTGCAG ACTACGCTTCAGACTGATGAAATCAAGAATGTGCCATGTGGAACCAG TGGCGGTGTGATGATCTACTTTGACAGGATAGAGGTAGTCAACATGCTGGTCCCCTCGGCAG TTGTGGAAGTAGTGAAGAACTACACCGCTGATTACGACAAAACCCTCATCTTTAACAAAATCCACCATGAACTCAACCAGTTCTGCAGCGTTCACACTCTACAGGAGGTTTACATTGAGTTGTTCG ATATCATTGATGAAAATATGAAGATTGCCTTGCAGAAGGATCTTAATGAAATGGCGCCTGGACTCACAATTCAG GCAGTTCGAGTTACCAAACCCAAGATCCCAGAGTCAATCAGGAGGAACTTTGAACTCAT GGAGGCGGAGAAGACCCGCCTGCTCATCACGGCTCAGACTCagaaggtggtggagaaggaggccgaGACTGAGAGGAAGAAAGCCATCATCG AGGCTCAGAAGCAGGCCCAGGTCGCGGAGATCCATTTCCAGCAGAAGGTGATGGAGAAGGAAACCGAGAAGCGGATCTCTCAGATAGAGG ACGCTGGCTTCCTGGCCAGGGAGAAGGCCAGGGCTGATGCGGAATACTACACTGCCGCCAAGTTCGCCGAAGCCAACACG TTGAAGTTGACTCCCGAGTACATCGAGCTGATGAAGTATCAGTCCATAGCGACCAACAGTAAGATCTACTTCGGGCAGGACATCCCCAACATGTTTGTGGAGGGGGCCAAGCTGGGGCCCTCCCCCACGCCGCCGACCGACACGGACTCTGACTCCCAGGGTCAGTGA